One Solenopsis invicta isolate M01_SB unplaced genomic scaffold, UNIL_Sinv_3.0 scaffold_549, whole genome shotgun sequence genomic region harbors:
- the LOC120359990 gene encoding uncharacterized protein LOC120359990 — translation MTSHCESNPAQYERNRRFGHLVHALGGAAGGAKLPSVGLCLNASKTVSFLVKGCNDISRSLVSRKAQNNVTLLGGRLPFAGRTDCRTSPDYRTAPSSVVEISPPTTARRLTVKHEFREFDVGIV, via the coding sequence ATGACTAGTCATTGCGAGAGTAATCCTGCTCAGTACGAGAGGAACCGCAGGTTCGGACATTTGGTTCACGCACTCGGTGGAGCGGCCGGTGGTGCCAAGCTACCATCCGTGGGATTATGCCTGAACGCCTCTAAGACCGTATCCTTTCTAGTCAAAGGTTGCAATGATATCTCTAGAAGTCTCGTGAGTCGAAAGGCTCAAAACAATGTGACACTACTAGGCGGCCGGTTGCCCTTCGCGGGGCGGACCGATTGTCGCACGAGCCCGGATTACCGTACGGCGCCATCGTCCGTCGTCGAGATCTCACCGCCTACGACGGCGCGGCGTCTAACGGTCAAACATGAGTTTCGCGAGTTCGATGTCGGAATTGTCTGA